One region of Chaetodon auriga isolate fChaAug3 chromosome 5, fChaAug3.hap1, whole genome shotgun sequence genomic DNA includes:
- the anxa3a gene encoding annexin A3a isoform X1, producing the protein MTSLWDDLDSLVNAPSSFSAKTSERGTIKPKANFDAGEDAVDLRKAIEGLGTKEKTLIDILTHRSSAQRQLICEAYQEATGRSLLEDLKGDTHGDFEALLVALITPPAVFDCYEVMRAMKGAGTDDIVLIEIFASRSNEQIRALCDVYLEETEKKLTLDLKKEVSGDFSKALLLLAEGKRDESTSVDADKAKEDAKALYDAGEKKWGTDESKFIDILCQRSIPQLRQTLVEYKNISGKTLQESIEGEMSGELEELLVAVVKCVKSVPAYFAERLYGSMKGAGTDESTLNRIMVSRSEIDLLDIRAEFKKLYEYSLHSAIESDCGGNYRKTLLKICGGDDES; encoded by the exons ATGACGTCTTTATGG GATGACTTGGACAGTCTCGTGAATGCTCCGTCCTCTTTCTCAGCAAAA ACAAGTGAGAGAGGAACCATCAAGCCCAAAGCAAACTTTGATGCAGGAGAAGATGCAGTGGATCTGAGGAAGGCCATTGAAGGACTTG gcACCAAAGAGAAGACTCTGATTGACATTTTGACCCACAGAAGTAGCGCTCAGAGGCAGCTCATCTGTGAAGCTTATCAGGAAGCCACCGGCAGA TCTTTACTGGAGGATCTGAAAGGGGACACCCATGGTGACTTTGAGGCCCTGCTGGTGGCGCTCATCACCCCTCCTGCAGTGTTCGACTGCTATGAAGTGATGCGGGCCATGAAA GGAGCTGGAACAGACGACATCGTCTTGATTGAAATCTTTGCCTCCAGATCCAATGAACAAATCCGAGCTCTCTGTGATGTCTATTTGGAAG aaacagagaagaagctgACCCTTGACCTGAAGAAGGAAGTTTCTGGAGACTTTTCCAAAGCGCTGCTCCTCCTGGCCGAG gGCAAGCGGGACGAGAGCACGTCAGTGGACGCAGACAAGGCAAAAGAAGATGCGAAG GCCCTTTACGATGCCGGGGAGAAGAAGTGGGGCACCGATGAATCTAAATTTATTGACATCCTCTGCCAAAGAAGTATACCTCAACTGAGACAAA cTCTTGTCGAATACAAGAACATCAGTGGAAAGACTCTGCAAGAAAGCATCGAAGGAGAGATGTCaggggagctggaggagctacTGGTGGCTGTTG TGAAATGTGTGAAGAGCGTACCAGCCTACTTTGCAGAACGCCTATATGGGAGCATGAAG GGTGCTGGAACAGACGAGTCGACTCTGAACCGGATCATGGTGAGTCGGTCTGAGATCGACCTGCTGGACATCAGAGCTGAGTTCAAGAAACTCTACGAGTACTCGCTGCACTCTGCCATCGAG tctgatTGCGGAGGGAATTACAGGAAGACTCTGCTTAAAATCTGTGGAGGAGATGATGAGTCCTAA
- the anxa3a gene encoding annexin A3a isoform X2, whose translation MTSLWDDLDSLVNAPSSFSAKTSERGTIKPKANFDAGEDAVDLRKAIEGLGTKEKTLIDILTHRSSAQRQLICEAYQEATGRSLLEDLKGDTHGDFEALLVALITPPAVFDCYEVMRAMKGAGTDDIVLIEIFASRSNEQIRALCDVYLEETEKKLTLDLKKEVSGDFSKALLLLAEGKRDESTSVDADKAKEDAKALYDAGEKKWGTDESKFIDILCQRSIPQLRQTLVEYKNISGKTLQESIEGEMSGELEELLVAVVKCVKSVPAYFAERLYGSMKGAGTDESTLNRIMVSRSEIDLLDIRAEFKKLYEYSLHSAIESDLGGDHRDCVKAICGGDD comes from the exons ATGACGTCTTTATGG GATGACTTGGACAGTCTCGTGAATGCTCCGTCCTCTTTCTCAGCAAAA ACAAGTGAGAGAGGAACCATCAAGCCCAAAGCAAACTTTGATGCAGGAGAAGATGCAGTGGATCTGAGGAAGGCCATTGAAGGACTTG gcACCAAAGAGAAGACTCTGATTGACATTTTGACCCACAGAAGTAGCGCTCAGAGGCAGCTCATCTGTGAAGCTTATCAGGAAGCCACCGGCAGA TCTTTACTGGAGGATCTGAAAGGGGACACCCATGGTGACTTTGAGGCCCTGCTGGTGGCGCTCATCACCCCTCCTGCAGTGTTCGACTGCTATGAAGTGATGCGGGCCATGAAA GGAGCTGGAACAGACGACATCGTCTTGATTGAAATCTTTGCCTCCAGATCCAATGAACAAATCCGAGCTCTCTGTGATGTCTATTTGGAAG aaacagagaagaagctgACCCTTGACCTGAAGAAGGAAGTTTCTGGAGACTTTTCCAAAGCGCTGCTCCTCCTGGCCGAG gGCAAGCGGGACGAGAGCACGTCAGTGGACGCAGACAAGGCAAAAGAAGATGCGAAG GCCCTTTACGATGCCGGGGAGAAGAAGTGGGGCACCGATGAATCTAAATTTATTGACATCCTCTGCCAAAGAAGTATACCTCAACTGAGACAAA cTCTTGTCGAATACAAGAACATCAGTGGAAAGACTCTGCAAGAAAGCATCGAAGGAGAGATGTCaggggagctggaggagctacTGGTGGCTGTTG TGAAATGTGTGAAGAGCGTACCAGCCTACTTTGCAGAACGCCTATATGGGAGCATGAAG GGTGCTGGAACAGACGAGTCGACTCTGAACCGGATCATGGTGAGTCGGTCTGAGATCGACCTGCTGGACATCAGAGCTGAGTTCAAGAAACTCTACGAGTACTCGCTGCACTCTGCCATCGAG TCGGATCTGGGGGGCGACCACCGGGACTGTGTGAAGGCCATCTGTGGAGGAGACGACTAA